The genomic stretch TAATATATTCTAAGTTGACTCTAATAAGCCAGCACAAGCCAGCACTCAGTCAGAACAAGGTATTCAGGAGGGTTCCTTGTCAAACTGCAGGAGGCTTTGCAGATAGATTCTAAAATATAAGCAGTACGTAGTGTGGGTGAGTGACTCCTTTCCCTCTAAGGGGAATTAGCAATGAGGACACCCATTTCTTTGAAATTACCTGACACCATCTCTGATTTCTCTCTGTTTACTCCTTTTCACACAGCGCTTCCTATTTTGGACCCCAATAGCTCCAAGTAGTATGATCCTCAGGGTCTTAGCAGAGGCCATTCCCTCAGCCAGAACACACTTCCCCAGAAATGCTTGCAGATCCTGCCCTCCTTTCCCTGaagtctctgttcaaatgtcacttgTCACGGGTCTTGACCAAATACCAATTACACAACGACACTCGTATCCACGCTCTCCGTTATATCCACTTTTGTTCTCTTCATAGCACTTTGACACCCTCTAATGTcttattagtatttttgtttctttctattcaTTCTCCGTCATTGGATGATACTTGCGTTTGGTTTTTCAGTATCCCATGCTCATTGCCTACACAATGCCTGGAATATGTTTGACAATCAGCACATATTCCTCCAATGCAGGAAAGGTATTCTTAGTAAAACAGTAAAATGCATGACCTCTGCTGGGGAGTGTGGAGAATGAGACGAAAACACCTAACCTGAGGTGAAACAGGAGGGAATCTCTTCGAAAGGACAATCCTTTGGGGACAAAAGGGACAAGATACCAAAATGAACTTCTTGACTGCACAATATAAATGGTAGCATTTCAACTATGTGAGTAAACTGTTCATGTGAAAATCAATGATGTCCTTTGCCTCTTTCCGGGGGTCAGTGCAACCTCATGGAACCAGGAAATATTACACGGATATCAAAATTTCTTCTCCTGGGATTTTCAGAGAGACCAGAACTGCAGCCCCTCATATTTGGGCTTTTCCTCTCTATGTACCTGATCAATGTGTTTGGAAACCTGCTCATCATCCTGGCTGTCAGCTCTGACTCCCatctccacacccccatgtacttcttcctggccaacctgTCCTTTGTAGACATCTGCTTCACCTCCACCACCGTCCCGAAGATGCTCTGGAACATCCAGACCCAGACCAAAGTCATAACCTATGCAGGCTGCATCACACAAATGAACTTTTTCATAACCTTTGCAGGGATGGACGACTTTCTCCTGAGTGTGATGGCCTATGACAGgtttgtggccatctgtcaccccCTGCACTACACGGTCATCATGAACCCCCGGCTCTGTGGACTCCTGGTTCTGGTGTCCTGGATCACGAGTGTCCTGCATTCCTTGGTACACACCTTAATGGTGTTGCGGCTGTCCTTCTGTACAGAAGTAGTGATCCcccactttttctgtgaactcaATCAGATGATCCAACTTGCCTCTTCTGACACCTTTCTTAATAACGTGGTGATGTATCTTGGAGCAATGCTGCTGGGTGGTGGTCTGCTTGTCTGGATCCTTTACTCTTACTCCAAGATAGTTTCCTCCATACGTGGGATCTCATCAGCTCAGGGAAAGTATAAAGCATTTTCCACCTGTGCATCTCACCTCTCGGTTGTCTCCTTATTTTATTGTGCAAGCCTAGGTGTGTACCTTAGCTCTGCTGCTACCCAGAGCTCACGGCCAGGTGCCACAGCCTCGGTGATGTACACGGTGGTCAcgcccatgctgaaccccttcatctacagcctgaggaacagaaACATAAAGAGGGCTCTGAAAAGAATCCTTGGGATCCCGTGATATAAGAACCAATCATCCAAAGGCTGAAGACATGCCCATGATTGAAGGGCTCAAATCCTCAGAGTCAGGAACTGCCAATCTTTGATCAGACTGTGGAAGTAGGATCTactccttctatttctttcttggcatttccatttttttgatcAACTTGTCTATACACTTAAGGAACTCACTTCATTAAGCTTCTGCTGTGACTGAAATACAGACGGTTTTTCCTTTGTCTATTTTCAGATGTCTCCAAAGTTTACCCCAATCTTGGGTCAAAAATGCCTGAAATTTCTGTATCTCACATGGGACTATTtggatttcttaaaattaatttcatctcaAATGACTTATACCATGCCGGATAAATTTCCCCTAGATTTCCTGAGATCGATATCATGAATTATACGCTTCGTACGGAATAAAGCTACACTTGATCAGAAAGCCATTTCCATCATTGTACTGTCAAGGAGAATACAAAAGCACAGTTTCCACGTTGAGTCTCAGtcttttccttcacttcctttaGGACTCCACCGGATGATGTGGACTCTAACATTGTTCCATTCAAGCCTCAGGCAATTCACACGCTGCTCTGGCTAGGAATGTCCAAGGACTCACCTGCGCCCATGTGCTTTCCACACTCCCACAGACCTTTCCCTGACCACAGCCTATGCCTTGGCTGCACCAGCCCTTGGGTTCTTATTGTGACTGCAGGACACAGGTCAGCAACATCTATCAGAGGACTCTAATATCCCCAGGTTTATTACTCATGTATGCTGGAGGGCACATGGGATGCTCAAAAGCCATTCTGGGAGGTctcagaaggggagagagagtcaggaggaagagagagagagagagagagagcgagccgcAGAGGGATCTGGCTTTCTCAAGGACCACGGCCAGGGTGGGTAGCTGGTGTTGGGTTCACACGTTCTTGGAGAATTGTATTGAGTAGGATGTGTGGGCTGAAGGGGAAAAGCTGATTCACTCATGTGGCAATATCCAGTTTATAAAGCTTTCTGAAGATGTACTTCGTGACTGGGGGTAGCTGACGGCTTATCTGGTGATTGTGGAACACATCTGACAATATGTTTATTCAACATGGTTGTGTTCAAAACAGACCCAGAGGAAAATATGTCATTTCAGTCGCTGAGCTGGcctcactggcttatttgtttttcgggtgtggattttggagagttctttatagattttggatactagccctttgtccgatatgtcatttgcaagtatcttttcccattctgtcagttgccttttagttttgttgattgttccctttgcagcgcagaagctttttatcttcatgagctcccgatagttaatttttgcttttaatccctttgcctttggagatagagacacagaatctgaagcaggctcaaggctccaagatgtcaacacagagcccaatgcacagatcccaatgctcaagctcatgaaccatgagacaatgacctgagctgaagttggacacccaaccaactgagccacccaaatgccccatcTACAAGGCATTTAACAAGGAGTTAGTATCTATTCTCTTCAACCTACTCCAAAATATTGAATAggagggaaagcttccaaatacatcaatcaggccaacattaccctgatgcTGGAAACAGACGACGACAACCcccaaaagaaaactatagaccagtaTCCTTGATGaagatagatgcaaaaatcctcaggaAAATCCTGGCAAACCACACACGACAGTATATTAAAAAGATCGTTCACCATGATCAGGTAGGATTTGTTTCAGGGATACAAGggtatttcaatattttgaaaatcaatgttatatacatcaacaaaatgaaggataaaaatcatatgatcatctcaatagatgaagaaaaatcatttgacaaaattcaacattcattcatggtAAAACCTCAGTAAAGTGGGGTTAGAGGCAACATACCTCCACATAATGAAGGCCACCTATGAAAATCGCATAGGtagcatcatactcaatggtgaaaagtggAGAGCTTTCCCTCCAatgtcaggaagaagaaaatatgtcCACTCacacttattcaacatagtactggaagtcctagccacaggaatcagctaagaaaaagaaataagggatatccatattggtaaagaagttaaactgtcacttttgcagatgacatgatactatacatggtaaatccaaaagaatctaccAAAACATTCCTAGaagtatggataaagaagatgtggtatatatacatacaatggaataatattcagtgatcaaaaagaatgaaatctttccatttgaaagaatgtggatgaaactacagtgtattatgctaagcgaaataagtcagtcagaaaaagacaaatatatcatttcactcatatgtggactttaagaaacaaaacagatgaacataggggaagtgaGGGAAAATAAGTTAATAACAGAAGGAGtaaaaccagaagagactcttgaatacagagaatagtctgggggttcctggaggggaggtggattgGGGGttagctaaatgggtgatgggcatgtaTTTAAGGAGGGCTTATTggaatgagcactgagtgttctatagaagtgatgaatcactgggttctactcatgaaaccaacactacagtgcatgttaactaaattgattttacatacatacatacatacatacatataaaattactagatgtattacattaattcagtaaagtacAAGATACAAAATAATTACTCAGTAATCAGCAACGTTTCTGTACCTTAACAACGAAGGggctgaaagaaaaacatttaaaaacaccatttacaattgcaccaaaaagaatacaatatttaGGAATCAAGTTAGCCAAAAAGTAAAAGACCTATGTTCCAAAAACTATAATacactggtgaaagaaactgaaggtaacgtaaataaatggaaagatattccatgctcatggattggaagaattattcttatgaaaatgtccatattacccaaagcaaagCAATcgacagattcaatgcaatctctatcaaaataccaacagcagttttcacaaaactagaacaaataatactaaaatttgtatggaactataGAAGACCCtgcatagccaaagcaatcctgagaaaaaaaacagacctaccaggtttcaagatatactccaaagctgtagtaatcaagacagtatgctttaggcacagaaatagacacataggtcagtgGGACAGAATaaagaccccagaaataaaacaTGACTAAATGGGTTTAATCTattatttggatgtaaattttttaaaaaatttaaaaagatgagacTATGGgagaaagatagtcttttcaataaatggtgctgggaaaactgggcagatacatgtaaaacaatgaaacatgacaactttcttacaccatacacaaaaccaaaaatggattaaaagcctaaatgtgagacatgaaactgcccgaaaagaacacaggcagtaatttctctgacatcagctatagcaacatttttctagacaagTCTCCTAAggctagggaaacaaaagtaaaaataaactattgggattccatcaaaagtaaaagattttacacagcaaaggagacaagaaaacaaaacaaaacaaacgtgatctattgaatgggagaaggtatttgcaaatgatatatctgataaaaggttaatatctaaaatacacaaagaattcatacaactaagcaaaaacaaaaaaacccaaacaatccacttaaaaattgggcagaggtTCTGAATTGACAtgtctctaaagaagacatccagatggccaacagacaaatgaaaagatgttcatcatcactcatcatcagggaaatgtaaatcaaaaccacaaggagataccacctcacacaggtcagaagggctaaaatcagaaacacaacaAACAAGTGCTGGTGATGAAGTGGAGAAAAAGGcaccctcacacactgctggtgggaatgcagccactgtggaaaacagtgtggagggccCTCAAAACTTGGAAATAGAACGACAACATGATCCAATAAGTCCATTActgtttccaaagaaaagaaaaacgccaatttgaaaacatatatgcacccctatgtttattgcagtattctTTACAacagacaagatatggaagcaacctaaatgtctgtcaatagaggaatggataaggaaaatgtggcacACAaacgcgcacgcgcacacacacacacacacacacacgaatattgatctgatgtgtcatttacaaacaccttctcccattctgtaggaagcctcttaattcttttgttttcttcactgtgcagaagctttttacattggtgaggtcccaatagttcacgtTCGCTTTTGTGTCTCTTGCCTACGGCAACACGGGTAACAAGAAGTTGCTATATTTGAGGTCAAAGAGAtagctgcctgtgttctcctctaggatttgggtgctttcctatctcacatttaggtctttcatccattttgaattaatttctgtgaatggtgtatggtgtaagagagtggtccattTCCACTGGCATGTTGCTCTCCATTTTGCCAATACCATTGCTTAAGAAGCTGCCTTTTTTCCACTGGacacttcttccttctttgtcGAAGATTGACCATATtgttttgggtccatttctgggttttctattctattccattgttctatgggtccgtttttgtgtcagtaccatactgtcttgatgacaaCAGCTTCGTAATACACCTAGAATTAccaaatgttttataaacatcAATTTTAACCTGTCTTAAACATATGAAACTGCTAGATGATTTGTCAAAAGAATATCAGATCCAAGGATTATTAAACCCATGGTTGTATAGCAAAGGAACACACTTTTTCTTGTTGAAGAAAGAATAGGTATTTTCTAGACTATCAGGAGTTGTGTTCCCACCACAACTCAATGTTTCGGAGAGCCAAGGGGCATTGTCAAGACAGGTTCATGAGTCctagatttggaaaaaaaaaaaactttcactcAGGTCTGTCAAACGTTTCAATGTTAGACAAGCCAGGGAAGTTCGAGGAGGAGTATAAAAATTGGATATGCCTGAATTCTAATCTGATCTCTTGGGAACAGGGAATCTACAGGAAAAAATTCCATTCTGTCCAGATAAGTTCCCATGGGGAGATGGGCTCAGGGGTTGGAGTAACAATGGGAATTGTGTCTAACGTTTCAGACACATTTTGCTGTGTCAGATGCAGCAAACATAAGGAGCTGTAAATATCTCCTCGGCTGCAGATCCAGAACATGTTTAATCCGAAGCCGGAAGAGACATGGTTTTTGCATTTGGATTCTTAAGTCTGGTTTGGGGACCAATGCTTCACTCCTTCCTGTTCTGGGAATAGATCTTGCTTTCCATCATCAACAAACAGGGAGGAATTCTGACTTCTACCTGGAGATCTTCCTCTCAGAGACCCCATCTAGGTGAGTCTCAGCACTCAGCAGGTATTCCAGGGAAGGTTCCGAGAGAATGGAATCTGAAAGCTTTCCTCTGAGGTCACCTGACAGCCTAAGCATCCTGGTCTCGGAGCGGAAAAATCATTGTGTTTGTTGCCACGGTgaactctttcatttttttatggtttacttatatttgagagagagagagagatggagacagggtaagagtgcgggaggggcacagagagagggggacccagaatctgaagcagactccaggctctgagctgtcagcacagagcctgacgtggggctcgaactcacgaactgcgacatcatgacctgagccaatgtactgagccacccagtctctcccattttttttaatgtttatttacttttgagagaaaaagagagagaggcagagtgtagtgggggaggaccagagagagagggagacatagatctgaggcaggttccagactctgagccatcagcacagagtcttatGTGGGGTTGGAACTAAccaacttcgagatcatgacctgagctgacgtcggacgcttaaccgactgagccacccaggtgcccaacccACTCATTTATAATCAATTTATTTAAGATGcgaaaaaaaggaaatgtctgCTGAAATTAGCAATGTAAGGATTATTGTTGAAAATTAAGTGGTGGGAATAAAAGATCAGTTGGATGCGACTAACGAGGGAATGCCGGGTACTGTCTTCCAGGATAATCTGAACATTTCCAAAGAGTTTTCagttaaaggaaatataaaaatacactatTAGGTATGGAAGGAGGTGCAGTGAGggaatttaaacaatatttttaagatgggGTATTTTGGAGCATATTCTGTATCTTTTAGAAAGGTCCAGACCAATGGAGGGAGCCACGACCTGGCAACTGCAGTTCTGGAGACATACATTTCACAGAATCTTCTCTCCATTAGGTCccttaaaaagtttatttaaaactcGAACAGGCATATGCTAGAGGGTTTTATTTTGCACTTATTTCATCACCTGGAGGACGAATTTATGTTGGGGTTTATTGGCCACTTACTTTCCCTGTCGTAAATTATTAGTgtaatttctttgccttttacaTCGAGTCTGagtgttcttttctttgtttgttgcTCCTGCTGAatcattttcttgtttcctcttgattgcatttttttcacacaaataattctactcctgaaaccaatattacactatattttaaccaactagaatttaaataaaaacttaaaaaaacaaaaaaaatttgcaaattttAAGCCAAGTTTACTATTTGCTGTTTAATTCTTGTATGTATGTACAGATATATTTTCTGGGTGGTGTGAGAGTTTATAAACTTTGGTCAAATCTACCAGTCGGCCATGTTTTCTCCCCCACCCATTGCTTTCTATGTGCCTTGTAGTCAGAAACTGCCTTTTGTATGTATTGCCACCTACCTCCCATCTGTGCTTCCTCACTGCTACCTTTTGTTTTGTGATTGGATCTATTTTCTAAACTAGCAATCGTCCTTCTGCCGTCCTGTGGAAACATGAATTTCTCTTGCATTCAACTTATATCTTTCTCACAAATGTGTGTGACCCCATTTAGGTTTGTACagaatgaaattataattttatagtctgctccctgcatttttaaaaatttttttaacttttatttatttttgagacagagagagacagagcatgaacaggggaggggcagagagagagggagacacagaatctgaaacaggctccaggctctgagctgtcagcacagagcctgacgcggggctcgaactcacggaccgtgagatcatgacctgagctgaagtcagacgcttaaccggccaagccacccaggcgcccccccgcattatttttaaagtcagttatAATCATAATTcttgttttcctattcttttttgaGGTTTTGCctattccattttgattttgagaCGTGTGTTAATGtgatgaaattatattttatatcttctccTACAGAAGAGTCTTTTTAACtcaattttaattaataagtttattttgaattcaCTATTTATCCCGGTTTTCTTCTCCCTGCTATtccttgtattttataaattccattttctaaaaatgtgttaCTATATAAATGCACACCTTTatgaaacagcaaaaaaaaaaatgaatgaaagaagtgaGGTCCTGCTCATTTGGATCTTACATTAAATGAAGAAAGCAGAGTGGCGGAAATAAATGTGTATCTGACACAATGTTCTCAGGGATAGACATATGAAGAAAGGAAACACGTTTTTGCACactcacacgtacacacatgtAACTCAACAAGGAGAACCATGAGTGATTGGTCTGCATCCTGACCACGTACGACGTGCTCTGATATTTTCTACTGTGCCTTAGTTTTTCTATTCTAGTTTATTCTTGCAAACCACACCCTGACCCCACAAATGGTCCCAGTCTCAGAATATGGAAAACATTCCTCTCCCTGGTTCTCTGTTCCTGTGCTGGTAGCtccctgtttgtgttctctctcctttcattgACAACTCCTGTGAGCACATCTCTCATTCGCTCATGCAATATGTACATATTACTACTGTCCCCAACCAAACTATGTCTGGGGTAAAGGATGGGAGTAAGTATAACATGCCCAGGGCACCCACAGTCTAGCAGGGAAACATatatggaattaaataaaaattacagtgatAACACCACATGTAAATTATCacaaaagaaagtcttttttttcttgtgggaatgtcaaaacacacacacacacacacacacacacacacacacatgcatgaagGAGACGACTCCTTGCTGTCTGAAAGAGGAGATGGGAGTTTCAAGACAGAAGAGGTGAAAACTTCCAAATAGATCAGTGGATGATTCCAACCAGAGGGGAAGCAAGTGTGTAGGGGCTCGGAGTCTTGAGACTGGGGCTTGAGATGAAGCTACAACCCAAGTTCAGTGTCGGTAGAATTGATGTGGGTGAGGCAGCATGAGTGCAAAGCTG from Prionailurus viverrinus isolate Anna chromosome A2, UM_Priviv_1.0, whole genome shotgun sequence encodes the following:
- the LOC125160153 gene encoding olfactory receptor-like protein OLF4 encodes the protein MEPGNITRISKFLLLGFSERPELQPLIFGLFLSMYLINVFGNLLIILAVSSDSHLHTPMYFFLANLSFVDICFTSTTVPKMLWNIQTQTKVITYAGCITQMNFFITFAGMDDFLLSVMAYDRFVAICHPLHYTVIMNPRLCGLLVLVSWITSVLHSLVHTLMVLRLSFCTEVVIPHFFCELNQMIQLASSDTFLNNVVMYLGAMLLGGGLLVWILYSYSKIVSSIRGISSAQGKYKAFSTCASHLSVVSLFYCASLGVYLSSAATQSSRPGATASVMYTVVTPMLNPFIYSLRNRNIKRALKRILGIP